The genome window CTCCAGAGCCCTTTATAGCTTATGTTGTCAATGAGGTGGTTGGTTTTAAATGGGCAAATATTTATAATGTGGTTTGTTCAGGTGAAAAATGGTGTGTTCAGATCTTATCAGAAACCTGAACATTTGTAACAAGCATGGTAACAAGCCTTAGTTTACATCTCTGTAATTACAGACTGCAGGTACCACCAGTTACATGTTGTTAGTACAGTGTAACTTAGAATTATTACAATTAATTTCAATACTTAcatatgtaattacactgtaataaggACCCCTTAAAATGATGTGTTACAGAGGTGGTTTTGTTTTGCAGAAGTCGGCTGTTGTTCTCCCCCGAAAATGCATTAAAACAGCCATCTTTCATAATAAACTGGTGCCATGACAACCGGTGCTTCCAAACACTTTTGACATCACTTCTGAATGAAAGATTGCCCTCACACTGCACCTGCTCACTCTGAAGGAGCTTGCTCCCCGTCCTATTAAAATGGAGAGTGTTTATAAGGCCATCAGATAATAAAATATACATTAAAACATCCTCTCCCAATGATGGTGCCAATGAGTCCTAATTTGATGAATCCAATAGGGTTGCTGTTGCATGACATTTAGACTAACTGAGATTATTCATGTTTTTGTGGCAAGTCATACTTTTTTCTAGTAGTACTTTTCTAGTGATGAAGAAGAGTTGCTGAGGGGCTGCGGAGTAACGATCATGTAATAGTCAAAGCTTTTTTTCAGTCAAAGCTAGTTTTGATACCTGGGCATCACTACTTAGTCTTTTTATTGGGGTTTCATTTAGATGCTGACCAAAGAGAACTATGACAGTGGCATGTTCATGTTTTCCATTTTCTTTATTTCCAGGTTCATATGCAGGTGCTGTGATTGCCATGCCTTTAGCAGGAGTACTGGTTCAGTTTGTTGGATGGCCCTCAGTCTTCTATATCTATggtaagattttttttaaatcaatattAAATTGCTAAATTGAACCCATGTGGATTGTATCGGTGTGGTTTACAAATCTTTCATACAGGAATATATACTAAGGTTTGCATATTGAGTTTTGGTTGGGAAAATCATTGAAATGCAGGCACTGATGTTCAGATACTCTAGATGGCGGAAATGACCAAAGATAGTGATCTTTGTAAAACAGGGAGATGTCTATGATCTAACTAGAGATAGGGGGGGAAAGTGTCTTGAGTTTCTAAATGTATATTCATTCTCAACTTAATTACTTATATGACTtcagaacagctttcacaagacCTGGCCCAACTATGATAAAGAACAGTAGGTGGGTGATTCCCATTTGAGCAACATTCCATGCAGtacactagttgtcactagtgtGACATTCAAAGCACCACGGTCATTATGTCATTAGTATTACACCAGTCTTAGATTGTTCTCGAATTTCTTTGCTTCGTCTGTTTTGTCAAATTCATCTTAATTGTTGTTTGATTAAGATATTCACACAATCTCATAAGATACTTTGTGCCTGCTGCGTTTCAGTATCATTTCTGTAGCTCTCTTGTGATCTAATCACATGATTAATTGACTGAAAGTAACTTTTTCCTGTCTGGGATTCCTACctaattacagtgccttcggaaagtattcagaccccttgacttttccacattttgttacgttacagccttattctaaaaatgactttaaaaaaaatcctcatctacacacaacacaccacaatgaaaaagcaaaaactggtttttagacatttttgctcatttattACCCCCccaaaaacggaaatatcacatttccataagtattcaggtCCTTTGCTCAGCACTTTGTTGATGCAtcttgcagcgattacagcatcgagtcttcttgggtatgacgctacaaatttggtacaactgtatttggggagtttctcccattcttctctgcagatcctctcaaactctgtcaggttggatggggagtgttgctgcacagctattttcaggtctctccagagctgtTCGATCGGgtgcaagtccgggctctggctgggccactcaaggacattcagagacctgtcccgaagcctctcctgcgttgtcttggctgtgtgtttaaggtcgttgtcctgttggaaggtgagccttcgcccccagtctaaggtcctgagctctctagagcaggttttcatcaaggatctctgtactttgctccattcatctttgcctcgatcctgactagtctcccagtccctgccgctgaaaaacatatctacagcatgatgctgccaccactatgcttcactgtggggaaggtgccaggtttcctccagacgtgacgcttggcattcaggccaaagagttcaatcttggtttcatcagaccagagaatcttgtttctcatggtctgagagtctttaggtgtcttttgacaAACGCCAGTGGGCTGTAATGCTCGTTTTACTGAGgagtcttccgtctggccactcaaccatgaaggcctgatttggtggagtgctgcagagatggttgtccttctggaaggttctcccatctccacagaggaacttgagAGCTGTGTAAGAGTGAccgtcgggttcttggttacctccctgaccaaggcccttctcccccaattgctcagtttggccgggcggaaagcactaggaagagtcttggtggttccaaacttcttccatttaagaatgatggaggtcactgtgttcttggggaccttcaatgctgcagaaatgttgtgttacccttccccagatctgtgcctcgacacaattctgtctcaaagctctacggacaattccttcgacctcatggcttggtttttgctctgacatgcactgtcaactgtgggaccttaaaacttcttcaggctgcagggtgaatattgaaaaaactggaaaatatgtgcacattttcaaacggcctcttaagaaactttttattttacaatatgcatatatttactactgttggatagataacagtctatagtttctaaaaaggtttgaattatttctctaagtcgaacagaaatatttttacagccattttcccagccgaattgagatttccaaaatgcgatgtgtctctttaagaccttgtctataaaaggtcattacacttaggaccgtagaaacacgtcatacgccttcatcagggtgtaatgcggaagtgagaattgaaaggagtcgaatatctcgtccatggactgaataccacaccttcttgtgagacctgcgcagttaaaaaaaaattccgggcgcgaagcagaatttggtctcggctactggaagaaggtcgataaaggtgaatatgatctctgacttcgatattatttgatacatgtcacaaaatcatcctaaagtatgttttttcaatatactttaattatattattgcaatttattctggactttagatgtgatgcgacggaataattttttgaagaaagacagattagcgccgcacggccattgggcttgctaaccaaagagggaaatagttcgttctggaacccaactaaagactgtactggacattggaccccgttacaacattctgatggaagatcaacaaagataaggacccaatttgggatgcttttccatatatctgtcgaactgttcaaTGCTaactatgctaactgtgctaggctagcgcttgacttatgctagtgctgccttatgctagcttatgttgttagctaatataacgatatattgtgttttcgctgtaaaacacttcaaaaatcggaaatattggctctattcacacgatatctgtctttcattagctatccaccatatgtttttctgaaatgttttatgaggtgtaattagtggTCGACGTTGGTGTCtatattttctctggctactcccgtctggattcaggctgtagctatgtggtagcatttatggtagcatcaatgtaaaactgatttatagctaaaatatgcactttttatgaacaaaacatagatttattgtgtaacatgttatatgactgtcatctgaggtagttttttctgggttctttaggttggttttagtttatttcggttggcttgtgcatgctacttgaatcataattcatacatcataatcatattcatacgtgtctgtccacttttgtatttggtggtgagctaacataaatatatgtggtgtttttctctgtaaaacattaaaaaaatcggacatgttggctggattgacaagatgtttatctttcaaatgctgtattggacttgttaatgtgtgaaagttaaaaattaaaaaaaaatagattttgaatttcgcgccctgcagctgttgtcattttcgttccgacgtcgggcttgcagcccaaacaggttaaatagacaggtgtgtgcctttacaaatcattcccaatcaattgaatttacaacaggtggactccaattcagttgtagaaacatctcaaggatgatcaatggaaacaggatgcacctgacctcaatttcgagtctcatagcaaagggtctgaatacttatgtaaataaaatatttccgtttttattttttatacatttgcaaaaatttctaaacctgtttttgttttgtcattatgtggtattgtgtgtagattgctgagatttaaaaaaaaacatattttatcaattttagaataaggctgtaacgtaacaaaatgtggaaaaagtcaagggttctgaatactttccgaaggcactgtaatctTTCATTTTGTTTGACTAATGAAGCATCTTTTTTTGTTTTTGATCTAGAATTGGTCAATGCCCAGTTATAATTAGGCTGCCATATCACTTACATGTACATTGAGATGGATAGAGGGTGCACTTGCCACAAAGCCTGtttagcatgggcagcgctaTTGAAGGCTTTCATAATTTTAAAGTAGACAACTGGTGGAGACTTCCTATGAGTTCAGGAGGGATCATGGAATTCCTTCCTAGTCAGCGGGAGAGATGATCCAATGAATGAGGTGTGCCGTCTTTCCATCTCTATGATCTATAACAAAGCCCTGAGGGGCGGTTTTgtcggacacagattaagcctagtccttgaCTAAAAAACATTTTCAATGCAGATTCCCAATGGAGCTTCTTAGTGCAGGACTATGCTTAATCATTGACCAGGAATCTGTCCCTAATTGCTTCATAGTTACAATATGAACCGTCATCTGGAAGTCTCGTAAAAACAGACTCTTTTGTAATACCCATATAACAATAAGAGCATTGGTGATGAGCTGTGTTGTTGATTTCTGTACATCCAGGTGTTTTTGGGATCATATGGTACATCTTCTGGCTCCTGCTTGCCTATGGGAGCCCAGCCGCCCACCCCACTATAAGCGATGAGGAGAGGATCTACATAGAGACCACCATTGGCGAGGGGGTCAAAATATTGAGCGCCACTGAGGTATGCTACTACTCACTCTGGCTGCTGTCAGATACATTAGCGTAGTAtaataaatatttattttatttcaaaaaTCATGCTCTTGTAAGTACTTTTAGAAGTTTTGTGACACACATATAAGATATAATCAAGATTGACAAGATACTTAAGCGAGGTTAACAACAGTAGGCTTCCTATTTGAGTGCTGTTGACCCCTGAAATCGATGACACGCTTGAAAATGAAAACATAACCCAATACATAACCCAGGTTGACCCCTGAAATTGAGCCCTGAGATTGTCAGTGAGATCAGATCCCTTATTTCTGGCCCACCACAGAAATTCAAGACTCCATGGCGCCGTTTCTTCACCTCCATGCCTGTCTATGCCATCATCGTGGCTAACTTCTGCCGAAGCTGGACCTTCTATCTGCTCCTGATCAGCCAGCCGGCCTATTTCGAGGAGGTGTTCGGCTTCTCTATCGGCAAGGTgggtcttctctgtctctctttgcaaTTTGTTATCCATAGTAAATGGAACAACACTCTTATTATCATAAGACTCAAGTGGATCATCATTTATTTTCAACTTCAAGATTATGTCTTTCATCAGAGAAAGTACAGTATGTTGGAGAAATGTTTGACATAATACTGAAAAGAAAATGTCAAAATGAACTGCATGACACATGTATCTACAGTACAATCTAGAGCACTGTTTCCCAAACCTCTAGCCTGTCCACGTATTTGATGTGTTCCAGAATTAGCACAGCTGATTCAAAAGGTCACCTGATCATCAAGCTGTTAAATCAGCTGTGCTAGTTCTGGAATGGGAGGGTACTCTGGGGGGTACTCGAGGAcaggtttgggaaacactggtctagAGCAActtttcccaaactctgtcctgtgAACTCCAAGGGGTTCACATTTAGTTTTTTACCCAAGCAGATTAAAATAATCCACTCATCATCTAGCATCATGCTCTTACCATCATTTCTGGGTGTTGACTTGTTCCTCCTCAAAGGTGGGGCTCCTGTCTGCTGTTCCTCACATGGTGATGACCATCGTAGTTCCAATTGGTGGCCAGCTGGCCGACTTCCTACGCAGTCGTAAAATCATGTCAACTACAAACGTCCGGAAAATCATGAACTGCGGAGGTATAGTACCCAGGACAGAAGGAATTAATTTCCTTACAttgtacctacagtgccttcagaaagtattcacaccccttcacttattccacattttgttgtgttacagcctgaattcagaaTTTATTCAattacatctacacacaataccccataataacaaagtaaaaacatgtttttagaaattgtttcaaatTTATTGAtaaggaaatacagaaatatctcaattacataagtattcacaaccctgagtcagtactttgtagaagcacctttggcagtgattacagctttgagtctttctggataagtcttTTAAGAGCtatacacacctggattgtgcaacatttgtccattattattttcgaaattcttcaagctctgtcaaattggtcgtctatcattgctagacaaccattttcaggtcttgctatagattttcaagtagatttacgtcaaaactgtaactcggccagtcaggaacattcactgtcttcttgataagcaactccagtgtagatttgggcttgtgttttagtttattgtcctgctgaaaggtacattcatctcccagtgtctggtggaaaacagactgaaccaggttttcgcCTGCGCTTAACTCCAGTTTGTTTTTCAGTATTacattagtgccttgttgcaaacagaatgcatgttttttaatatttttattctgtacaggtttccttcctttcactctgtcaattaggtaagtattgtggagtaactacaatgttgttgatccatcctcagttgtctcctatcatagccattaaactctgtaactgtttcaaaGTCACTATTGGCATGGTGAAAtctcttcctctccagcaactgaaaGGACGCAcatgtatatttgtagtgactgggtgtattgataaacaATCCAAAGTTGAATTActaacttcatcatgctcaaagaTATTCAATGAATGCTTTTTTAAACTTTTTACCCATCTGCCAATAGGTGCccttggaaaacctccctggtctttgtagttgaatctgtgtttgaaattcactactcgactgtgggaccttacaattatctgtatgtgtggggtacagagatgaggtagtcataaaaaaataatgttaaacactattattgcacacagagtgagtccatgcaacttattatgtgacttgttcagcaaatttttactcctgaacttatttaggtttgccataacaaaggggttgaatattgacttaagacatttcagctttcattttttattaatttgtaaaactttcgaaaaacataattccactttgacattatgtggtattgtgtgtagaccagtggcaaaaaaaatctatttaatcctttttaaattcaagctgtaacacaacacaattgagaaaacgtcaaggggtgtgaatactttctgaaggcactgtagagtgATTTCCTCTTAGGTAGGGCATAAAACTAACCGATAACCATTATGGCATGTCCTTCCACTAATGTTCCTTCTACTAATATTAAATTCCAGGACATTTTGAAAACATTTGTATGATATTGTCACGCTAATGTAACGTTAACTGAAAACAAAAATTGAGACTCCCTTGGAACATTACCTAATGTTGTAGGAATGTTCACTGTTTGCTGGGTATGACACTGTATCAGGTCTGATGAAGCTAATAAAGCATTGCCTACCAATCAGGATTAAGGTAGTCTTTGATCTTTGTGTGCCCTGTTACCCCTGCAGGTTTTGGCATGGAGGCCACACTGCTGCTGGTGGTGGGTTTCAGTCACACACGTGGTGTTGCCATCTCCTTCCTGGTGTTGGCTGTGGGCTTCAGTGGCTTTGCCATCTCAGGTATAAAAGCTACAGTTTAGCATCATTTTAGATGTAACCTTTTTCAGTCAAATGAGGTTACAGACATAATTATTTGTGTGTTTCTCTTGTAAAGTTGTGAATCCAAGAATAAATGTTGAGTCTGGAGATCCTTCTCGTACTGCTGCTGAGCGATATGCCTCAGTTCAAGTTTCAACGTTTATTCCCCACGTGCACAGAACACAACAGGTggaaaacagtacagtgaaatgattacCTTGAGAGCTCTTTCTGAACAATGCAgtgatagtaataataatacacactaccgttcaaaagtttggggtcacttataaatgtccttgttttacatgaaaacatacatgaaatgagttgcaaaatgaataggaaatatagtcaagacgttgacaaggtttaaaataatgatttttaattaaaataataattgtgtccttcaaacttggctttcgtcaaagaatcctccatttgcagcaattacagccttgcagacctttggcattctagttgtcaatttgttgaggtaatctgaaaaTATTTCACCCCAtgccccatgcttcctgaagcacttcttacataccatacggtcaagctgctcccacaacagctcaacagggttgagatccagtgaccctgctggccactccattatagacagaataccagaatgactgcttcttccctaaatagttcttgcatagtttggagctgtcctttgggtcattgtcctgttgtaggaggaaattggctccaattaagcagcGTCCACAGGGTAttgcatggcgttgcaaaatggagtgatagccttccttcttcaatatcccttttaccctgtacaaattttccactttaccaccaccaaagcacccccaaaccttcacattgcctccaccatgcttgacagatggcgtcaagcactcctccagcatcttttctttctgcatctcacgaatgttcttctttgtgatctgaacacctcaaacttagatttgtctgtccattacacttttttccaatcttcctctgtccattgtctgtgttcttttgcccatcttaatcttttctttttattggccagtctgagatatggcttttctttgcaactctgcctagaaggccagcatcccggagtcgcctcttcactgttgacgttgagactggtgttttgcgggtactatttaatgaagctgccagttgaggacgcgtgagctgtctgtttctcaaactagacactctaatgtatttgtcctcttgcacagtggtgcaccggggcctcccactcctctttctattctggtagAGCCAGTTTGGGCTATTCTGTGAAGGGAAGTGTACATAGTGTTGTACGAGatgttcagtttcttggcaatttctcccatggaatagccttcatttctcagaacaagaatagactgacgagtttcagaagaaaggtctttgtttctggccattttgatcctgtaatcgaacccacaaatgctaatgctccagatactcaactagtctaaagaaggccagttttattgcttcagctgtgctaacataattgcaaaagggttttctaatgatcaattagccttttaaaatgataaacttgggttagctaacacaacgtgccattagaacacaggagtgatagttgctgataatgggcctctgtacacctatggaGATTTTCCATAAAAAGtattttccagctacaatagtcatttacaacattaacaatgtctacactgtatttctgatcaatttgatgttattttaatggacaacatttttagcttttctttcaaaaacaaggacatttattagtgaccccaaacttttgaacggtagtgtatataataataaattaataaaatgtaTTCATATACATTACTGTTTGGCTAAATGGTTATTTATTAATCCAAATGGATGATCCCAAAAACATTTCTAAGAGACAGCATGAATAGTGTGTGGTATTCAATAtctaataataaataatacatgaTGGGATTTCATGTAGTGCTTTTTAATTACCCAAAGATATTGTGACAGTGGCATAAACAATTTACTCTGATGGACTGTACTTGTTACTGTATCCACAGGGTTCAACGTAAACCACTTGGACATTGCCCCTCGCTATGCCAGTATCCTAATGGGCATCTCCAATGGCGTTGGCACACTGTCTGGAATGGTGTGCCCCCTTATCGTTGGAGCACTGACTAAACACAAGGTATTGTCACATTCAACATTACAGACAAATTCTAACAGCTGTCAATGAGATTAGCAAAATGAGCCAGGATAAGACTATGGCATCAATATTAGGAAGTCCCTTAGATGTCAAACGAAACTCCCCCTGAGGGACTTCCTGATATGAATACCGTATAGGACACGAGTAACACGACTGGTGAATGACACAATGAGATACTGATTTTATAACATTgtcaatcaaatcaaacgttatatCAGACAAGTGTGACAGTTTGGTCACTGACTCAAGTCTTTCCCCCTCTGTAGACCCGTCTGGAGTGGCAAAATGTGTTTGTGATTGCCGCCATGGTGCACTACACGGGGGTCATCTTCTATGCTATCTTTGCCTCGGGCGACAAGCAGGACTGGGCCGACCCGGAGAGCACCAGCGACGATAAGATTGGCATCATCAACGAAGACGAGCTGGCCGAAGAGACGGAGCTCAACAACGAGATTGCCATGGCACCCAAGAAGAGCTATGGAACCACAGAGAACCCTTCGGGCtggaagaagaagagaggagtcACCATGCAGCAGGATGAGGATGATGGGAACTCCCACCATGGTAATGGGAACTACCAGGAGCAGTATCAGTGATGTTCCCTAAGTATCAGGGGCATTGGCTGTCCTTGCTCTTCACCTTTTTCCTGAAGCGTGCACTTGCACACTTTCTCACATGGTTTCAACAATGGTGAAAACTCCCTCTAGCCAATCCTTTCACCAATCCTATGCTTTAATATCCATGTAGCGTGTGCAAATGCCCACTTCTGGAAAAGGGTAGAGAACCGAGACACAAAATTATCTCTAATGACCCCCTTCCTATtcgatatatagtgcactactactacagggaatagggtgtcaattTAGAAGCACTGCAGGACTTCCCCTTCACGTCAACATCAAGTGAACGAAGGGTATAGTGACATACTTGTTCAAAAATAATTTACTCTTGGAAAGGGGGTCATTTGAGAGGACTTTGCCTTCACATCAACTTCCAGTAAAGGAAGAAGGGTCAAATTCACACAGACCGGCAGAACTATCAGTAATCATTCTTCTGAGAAGTTACAAAAGAAGTTTCAGCAGCCATTGGTCAATTACCACAAACTTGCTTTCTGTTGTTGTTTGGTCATTTTATCCATTTGACAGTTTTACCTCGTACTGAGACATCTTTAAATTATCGTGTGGTCCCTGATGATGAGGTCACGTTTCACTAACCAGGTGTTGCGTCTGA of Salvelinus fontinalis isolate EN_2023a chromosome 12, ASM2944872v1, whole genome shotgun sequence contains these proteins:
- the LOC129866864 gene encoding vesicular glutamate transporter 3-like; the encoded protein is MPFGGFAGLKEQILKPGKEEVENMVGDGLGNLQRKIDGTNADEEDQMELTEDAEQVTPRHSAPLFDCGCCGLPKRYIIAMLSGLGFCISFGIRCNLGVAIVEMVNNNTVYINGTPVLQPAQFNWDPETVGLIHGSFFWGYIVTQIPGGFISNKLAANRVFGAAIFLTSILNMFIPSAARRHYGCVMLVRILQGLVEGVTYPACHGMWAKWAPPLERSRLATTSFCGSYAGAVIAMPLAGVLVQFVGWPSVFYIYGVFGIIWYIFWLLLAYGSPAAHPTISDEERIYIETTIGEGVKILSATEKFKTPWRRFFTSMPVYAIIVANFCRSWTFYLLLISQPAYFEEVFGFSIGKVGLLSAVPHMVMTIVVPIGGQLADFLRSRKIMSTTNVRKIMNCGGFGMEATLLLVVGFSHTRGVAISFLVLAVGFSGFAISGFNVNHLDIAPRYASILMGISNGVGTLSGMVCPLIVGALTKHKTRLEWQNVFVIAAMVHYTGVIFYAIFASGDKQDWADPESTSDDKIGIINEDELAEETELNNEIAMAPKKSYGTTENPSGWKKKRGVTMQQDEDDGNSHHGNGNYQEQYQ